CTGTTCACTCATGTTACTGACCTGGACCTGGGTAAGGGAACCAAATTTGAGGCATACTTCGAGCACTTCCCCAGGATGGCTGCTATGCACATGTACCTTCGTTAAGCCATCATTCTCAACAACTATCAGGCTGTCGCCGAGACCCTCCAGGAGGTCCCTCAGTTCCTGTCCGCCTTCAATCTGGTTTCTAATAAGGACTTCGGTACAGTAGGGATACTTGAGGTCACCTTCCAAAGGTACGGCATCTTTGCTATCCGGAGCGGCAGTGAAAACCGGTTTTTGCGAAGGAAGCGGCTGTTCTCCGCCAACAGAAAGGTAAAAGCCCTTTAATATAACCAGCCATCCCATCCCACCTGCATCAACAACTCCGGCTTCCTTCAATGCCGGCAGCAGCTCTGGGGTTTGGTTAAGGGTATCTTCAGCAACTGAACATGCCTTAGCAAGAAGTCCGGCCACAGATGCATTATACCCAGCAGCCCTGACCGCTTCCGCAGCAGCTTCCCTGGCAACAGTTAAAATAGTTCCCTCAACAGGTTTCATAACCGCCCTAAAGGCAACTCTGACTCCTTCATTAAGGGCTTCTGCAAAGACCTCCCCGGTAACGGTTTCCCTGCCCCTAAGCCCAAGAGCCAGACCTCTTAAAAGCTGTGAAAGAATGACGCCCGAATTACCCCTGGCCCCCATCAAAGCGCCTCTGGAAGCAGCCTCAGCTACCTCTGTAATTGATGACCGGCTGCCAGCCTTAGCAGCTTCTTCAACGGCGGCAGTCATCGTTAGATACATATTGGTGCCGGTATCACCATCCGGCACCGGGAAAACGTTTAGGGAATCGATTGTTTTATATTTATCTTGCAGACACAAAAGAGCTGAATCCAGCATGGCTTTTAAATTATAGCCAGTTAAATTATGAGTTTCCACTTATGTCCCTCCCCTGAAGCTGACTATCAGGTGTTCAGTTTAACTCCCTGAACATTTACATTGATTTTTTTGACGACAAGTCCTGTTTGATTTTCCACACTGTACTTAACCCGTTCAATGACATTTTTAGCAACTTCAGCAATATTAACACCATAGCCCACAACTATGAAAAGGCTCAGGGTTACTTCACGTCCGCTGATAGCTACCTCTACTCCTTTTTTGATATCCTCTTTTCCCAGCAGCTGGTAAATACCATCTTTCAGTTTTCTGGATGCCATCCCAACAAGTCCGTAACACTCTACTGCAGTGACACCCGCAATAGTTGCAATAACTTCTTCAGATATATTAACTGCTCCCATATCACCGTGCTGACTCAAAACCATCCACTCCCTTCAAGCAGTTTTCTGCCTATCTGCCAAAAAAGATGAGGTTCCCCCCATCTTATTTTTGCCTAACAGTAAATTAATTTCTGAGAATCATGAGTTGTCCGCCAATGAATTCAGGTCTTTGAGCAGGACATCAATATTAATCCCATGCATATTTGCACCGGCCTCAATAGACTCCTCTACAGCTCCCATACAGCTTAAACAAGCCATACCATGCTGTCTGAAAATCTCTCTTGCCTTCGGATGAGCTTGCAGGGCCTCAAGTATCGACATCTCCTTGCTAAACATACCTTGCCCTCCTTCTTGTTAAACCATCATTACCTATATATTAAACCATCATTACCTATATATTAAACCATCATTACCTATATATTAAACCATCATTACCTATATATTATTATATCTCTTTACCTTATTATATCTATTTACCTTATTATATCTCTTTACCTTATTATATCTATTTACCTTATTATATCTATTTACCTTATTATATCTATTTACCTGGTAATATTATATTTACAAATTCTATGAAACTTAATATAAATCCTTCTTTATTAATAATTCATAATTAATAATTTCTCTACTCTTGCATAAAACCCATTTTTTTGTTACAATAGTAAAGCTATGAATTCATTAAGGAGGTGGATCTCCGTGGCTAAATGTGAAATCTGCGGTAAGGGAGTAAAAACCGGAATCAAGCTGAGTCACTCCCATATCCGTACTAAAAGAACATGGTCACCAAACATTCAAAAAGTGCGCGCCCTGGTTAACGGAACTCCTGCCAGGATAAATGTATGTACAAGGTGCCTCCGTTCCGGAAAAGTTAACAGGGCAGTTTAACTGCCCGGCGAAGTATTGTTGCGCACGGTATATATAATAAGGCAATATTTTGTTCAAGCTGTAAGCCACTTTCAAGTGGCTTTTGGTTTTTTATGCTAGCTTTGTGCCTCTTTAAGCAGCTTCTCCATTTCGTGTCTCTCAAAATAATACTTCTCGCCGCAAAAATGGCACCTTATTTCGGTCCTTCTTTGATGCTCAATAATGTCCCTGATTTCTGCTTCTCCCATGCCAATAAGCACCTGCTCAATTTTTTCCCGGGAACACCGGCACAGGAAGCTTACCGGCCTTCGGTCAATTTCCACAAAATCTCCCAGCAGTATTTTAAACCATTCTTCAGGTGCAGACCCCTCATTTATGAGTGAACTGATGCCGGGCAAAGACAGAGCCCGTTGTTCAAGTGCTGCCAAATCCTCTGCTCCGGCGCCGGGAAAGGCCTGAACAAGGTAACCCCCTGCAGCCCTGACACTTATATCTGTATCTACCAGCACTCCCAGGGCTACAACAGAAGGTATCTGCTCTGACCTTGCATAGTAGTACGCTATGTCTTCACCTATCTCACCTGACACAATAGGAACACTGCCAGTATAGGAATCCTTTAAGCCCATGTTTTTTGTTACATACAACTCGCCTTTCTTCCCTACCAGCCCACCGACATCCAGTTTCCCGTTCCGTGATGGCAGGTCTGCTTCAGGACACTGAGCATAGCCCCTGACATTACCTGCCGAATCTGAAGTCACTATCAGGGCGCCCAATGGACCGTCACCGATTATCCTTAGTGTCAGCAGGTCATCTCCCTTTAGATTTGCAGACATGAGTACACCGGCTGTCAGCCCCCGTCCCAGGGCCGCAGATGCTGTCGGCGAGGTATCATGCCTCCTCCTGGCTTCTTCGGCTAATCCGGTGGTTACTGCAGCATAGACTCTTAAATTTTCCTTTTTATTAGTTCCCACTACAAGATAATCCTTCATTAAAATCCCCCATTTACAAAACCTTCTTATCTGTCAAAGCAAGTCCGGCCAGGAATGGCGCCACCGCATAAGTAATCATGGTAGCTGCAGCCACGATACCGGAATCATTGAAGGCCAAGGCGGCAAAGCTGGCAATTATTACCGGAGTAAGCACCTTGTTAAACCATGGATACCGTTTTCTAAAACCTTCATACTTCCCCGGAAACCCTTTCTTTAATAACAGTATAGCCAAAATACAGGTAAAGAAAAACCAACTCCAGGTAGTAGATTTTAAGAGTCTCAGGTTTACTGCCAGTTTCCGGGAAATAATGTTCCGGATCTCCGTAAAACCGTTTTCATTTATGAGGCCAACTGCCCTTCCAATATGGGTCTGTGCCTCAACAGCCCTCGTCAGGTCATAGAATGTAAAACAAATTATACTCAGGATAACTGCTGCCGAAACCGCCAAGACAGTCCTTTTGTTGATACCTGACCCGAAGAGAATTAACCCGGCGCTGCTCATACCTGCAACAGCAGCAATAGCGCCTCCGGCATTTGTTCCCAGTGCAGGTGCGGCAATTGCAAGAATCACCATTATATACAAGGGCGCTAATAGAAGCTTTAACCATTTGAAATGTGAGTTTTTCACGGTATCCAGAAGCAGCCCGCTAAATACCAGAGCAGCTCCTATCAATACCCCCATATACTCATTACCTATTCCGTAAAACCTGGCCCCGGCCATGGGGTCATAACTCATAGGAGAAGTCTTGCCCAGAGTGGTTCCCGCAAACAGATCAGCAATAATCAGCAGGACTGTCATCCCCGTAGTAACTGCAAAAGGCGCCAGTGAACCCACAGGGAATAGTTTTACTGCCAGAAACGTTATCACAGCAGTCACGGTGATAACTTCGATTATTATTAAGAGCATCCCGTACCGGGGCAGCAGGTTTACGCACAGCAATACACCGGGAACAGCAGTGAGAGCCGCCAATAGCGGAACTGCCCGCCTGGCCAGGGGTCTCCTCAGGCCGACAGCAAGTGCACATACAGCTATCACTATTAGCTCTATATTAAGATATCCCCTGACCAGAGGTTTCCGTGCCTTTGCAGTAAACACCAGATCCTCATTTAGCCGGCTTAAAGCGGATAGAGCATCAGCTTGCATTGTCCCCGATCCGGTGACATCCCGGGTTCTGATAGCCTGTCCTGTAAACAAGGGTCCCGGATCCTTATCTCTTTCGGTTTTCCCCGGCAAGTCAAAAAATGCTATCACGGCTGAGGCAATATCAACATTGGCAATCAGGCCCGGCCTTTTAACTGTGCCTGACCAGGCAAGGCCCTGTTCAACACCTTTGCCGGCCATTATAAAAGGTGTCACCAGGTTTCCGTTCCTAATGGCTTCCCCGGGTGGTCCCGGAACTACAATCAGCAGCATATCATTTTCCAGGTCAATTTTCCCCAAGAGCCTGCCCAGAAAATCATCAACCCGTTTAATGGCATCATACCTGTGTTTGAGCATTACTTTATCATCCAGCACCGGCGCTTTTTCACTAATCCTCGAGGTATCACCGGTTTCAATAACTATAAAATCAGCTTCGCCTCCAAGCTTGACAACTTCATTTAATATATAGGTAAAATTAGTCCGAACTCCTGCAGGACTTCCGGGGTCAGGCCTGTATGTCTTGTCTGAAACATCTCCAAAGTCCGTGATCCCGTTAACATCCATGGAAATACTTGCCACCTGCCGCCGCAATCCTTTTTGGGGACTTCTGCTGTCGGGCAGATCAGCATTTCCCAGCACCGCAGTTTTCAACCCGTTATCATGCAATACGGTTCCAATAGAGCCAATACTCCAGCCATATTTCTGTCTGTGATTAACCTTCTCCATTTCAGCAATCCCCAGATGCACCACCTGTCCATTACCAGCCCTGATTCCGGTGCGTCTGAAATAGGCATGTCCCGCCGTATCATTCTCCATAGGCTCGGACAGGTTAAGCCCCAGATCCCCCGACGACCCGCCCAGAATTTTTGTTCCTGCACCAATTGTGGCATAGGTGTTCTCAGGTTCTCTGGACCCACCGGCCGCAGGATTTGTGGTCATCAACCCACATACTCCGGTTAAAGCCAGCTTTTTCATCACCGGGGCATCTGCTTTCATCAAATCATCCCAGGTGATGCGATCCACTACTACCATAATTGCCCTGCCGCCCCAATCCCGTTCACTCTGAGGAGAGCCAAGGGCCGGTGCAGACATACCCGGACAGGCTGAAAAAAGCAAAACCATGATCATTATTAATATGTATAACCGTACCTTTTGTAACATACTAGCCTCTCCTTAGCCGGTCGGGGTGCAGTCCCCACGGTGTTTCAGCTTTTTCGGTCCAACAGTTCAGAAAGGGTTACAAATCTGTAGCCTTGCAGCTGCAGACTTTCAATAATCATAGGCAGTGCTCTCACCGTCCCGCTTCTGTCAAGACGGCTGTCATGGAGCAGGATGATGCCCCCGGGCCTGGCTTGTGCTGCCACTAATAAGGCCATTTCGTCAGGATTACATGTCTTCTTGGATTCTGCAGCAGAAGTCCACAGTACTGTGTCCATCCCCTGATGTTTGGCTTCCTGTTTAACCTTCAGGTCATATTTACAGCGAGGCGGGCGAAACCAATTTACATCTTGCCCCGTGTATTTGTATATTATTCCATTTGTTTTCGTTATCTCCTCCCTCACCGCGGTACGGTCAAGAGAATCCATGTTGCGGTGAGTATAAGAGTGATTTGCTATTTCATGACCGGCCTCATACTCCAGCTTAAGCAGTTCCGGGTATTTCTCCACCTGTTCCCCCACCACAAAAAAGGTACCCTTAATCCGGTAATCATTGAGTATCCTAACAATCTCAGGTGAAAAGCGAGGGTCCGGACCATCATCAAAGGTCAGGGCGACAATCTTTTCATCAGTAATTCCGTTAAAAATAACAGGCGGATTTATGTAGTAAATGAGGTTCAGGAAAAAATAAGATACTGCCAGTGCAGCAGCAAGGAATGGCGCCGGTTTTATTATCTCGTACTTTGCCATTAAATTCATTTACCCCGCTTTTTCAGAAATTATTTGTTTTCCGGAATAATTATATTCGACAAGAATCCTTTTTCCCCTCCTGAAAAAAACAAGAAGGGCCGTGAGCGGCCCCTTGCTTACCTGAGTCTAATAATTTTTTCTTTATAACCCCAGTACTCCCCAAATATCAACATCAACCTGACCGGTTACCTCGAATCCCCGGTCCTTTTGCAGCTTTTTCAGAGCAGCTTCCGTGCCGCCTCCAAATATCCCGTCAACAGGTCCTTTAAGATACCCCTCTCTGATCAGCCCCTGCTGTACTTCCATGACCACACTTCCTTTGGACCCACGGTAGACTTTATCCCGAAGCTCATATAAAGCCGGATAGAGCTTCCCCTCTATTCTGACAACCGTACCCTGTTCGACCCATTGATAGAGTTCCTCCACATCACGGTTGTGCATCCGGATACATCCGTGACTGGCATGTGACCCGATTGACCACGGCTTATTGGTGCCATGAATCCCATATATCCCCCATGGTACATTCAGTCCCATCCATCGGGAACCAAAACCGGTACCCCAGTTTTTGGCCTTGCGTTTAACCTGCCAGACACCTATCGGTGTAGGTGTTTCCTGTTTGCCCACAGCAACGTGGTATACCTTGAATTCCTTTTCGTCATCATAAACAGTTAATGTCTGCCTGTCTACACTGATAACCAGTTCAACGTTACCTGCAGGCGCCTCCTTTGCAGGATTTACATCTGCTACGGCTCCACCGGGCAGTCCCAGGACAACAAAAACAAAGATAACTACCGCGAGATAATTTGTAAGCAACTTCTCATCTCCTTGAATAATCTCGCTTATATTCTTTGTTTTTGCCTACAGGTGTATACGTCAAAAATATCATTTTCAACTGCCAATACCCCCATTGGCATGGTCATATAAGTAAACATCAACCCTGTTGCTATCAGGCCGGTATCATTAAACAAAAATGCGATAATACCGCCATACAGGATAACTTCAAAAGCGCGGAATAATAAGGGGAAATGTTCTCTGACCTGACTGCTGCCGGCTGCCTGTTTGCGAATTACAAAATAGTAAATATATAACTGGACAACAAATAGGGCATTCCATGGCGGCAGGGCCAGAGTTATGGCAAACAGTGTGAGTTTTGAGATCAGCACTTCCATAAACTTTGACCCAAATCCCTCTGAAATCAGCGCCCCCATAACTTTTCCGGCATGAGTCTGCCCACCGAACAAATAATCCAGATAAGCTATAAACAGTTCCAGCAGGAACACAAAGATAACAGCTAAAAAGAGCCTCCTCTTCTTCACCGGATAGTGGGAAACCAAGGCTAGAAGCGCAATAATTGCGGTACTCATTGCTGCGATGGTTCCCCCTACATTTGACCCATTACCCGGAATCTGTGACAGAATTATCGGAATAAAGGCAGTAAAAACCAAGACCAGTCTGAGATACCTGCCAATCTTAAATTTTTCCAGCATATAAAAGAGGGCAAAAACCGATGACCCCAGCAAAATACCCATGCAATCATTATTTATCCCATAGTAACGGCCACCCATGAAAACATTGTCAAAGCCAAGGGGAGTGTTAATAATATACCGGTATCCGGTTAACAGGTCAGTCACCAGAAAAACTGCTGCCGCCAGGCTTAGCGCTGCCATTCCCGCAAGGGTTCGGTCTGTGCTCTTGGATAGAACAATTCCCAGGGCTGCCGTTATTAGTATTGTAAGTAAAGCATCCAGGTAATACCTGACGGCAGAAATATCCCTGACAAGTGAATAAACTACAAAAACTACCACTGGGAGGGCCAGGACCATTAATGCCCCTGCACGTCCCGCCCGGGGCTTGAACAATACCTTTCTTCCCGTCAGAGGCATAAACAGCGCCGCCAGCGCATAGACCAGCAAAAATGTGTATAGGCCATGCACCACATAACGGGACCGGTTTAAGTGTATAAACCTGGACAGGCTGCCGGAAACAGTGTTCAAATTATCATTGTCGGCTTCGGCAGAAATTCCCTCCCCCACAAAAGCAGGATTAGATTCTACAGATATTAACCTGTCAAACAGAGTCGGACCGATATCGATGTTAGCCGTCAATCCTATCCGTTTAGTGGTATCTGAGACAAGAACACCGGAAACCGGGGTGTTTTTGTCATAGATTATAATTGGTGTAAGGGCGCTGGCGCCCTTACCATCAGGCGGGGTGGGACTGATAACGGCAAGAACTGTGCTGTCATCCATCTCCCTGAGCAAGTCACCCAGAAATTTATCGGCATTTGTTAAAGCCCTAAGCTTGGCCTCCCGGAACGCGTCTCCTTTTAAACCGAGTCGCTGCTGTGCCTCATATACCCTGGCAGTATCACCAAAATCAATGAAGATGAGGTCAGAGTTTTCCATGGCTGCAACTGAATCTGCCAGCAGCCTTTCTGGATTGGTACGGTGGCCCCAAGGAGCTTTTTCATCCTTTATGAGCAAATCTTCATCGACATTACCGCAGCTTATCTTACCCTTGTTGTCAGTTGCCAACAGGGTTGATTCCCGCATCTCCCTGTCAGTATCCGCATTGCCAACAATAGCGGTCCTAAACCCATGCTGCCTGGCTGTTTCCCCAATTTGTCCAAAAACATAGTTAGAGAAATCCCTGGAAATAATTTCTCTCAGGTCAGCGGCATTTTCTACTGTTATCTCATACAAAGACCCAAGGGGTTTACCGTTTTTCGCGGCTACTTCAGCAGTATCAAGATATGTACGTACACCCATACCAATAGACAGATAGGCGCTGGCCCGGTTTCGTTCCGTATAGGACTGTACCCTTGTATTCAGCAGTCCCACTCCGCCGGAATCAATTGTTTTCCGGAAATTAGGCAGATTTCCATAAGAAAGGTCTTGAAGCGCGATATTATCTACAATAAGAACAACCGCCTTTTTCCGGCCTGTATCAGCTTCTGCTGCCAGGGGTACAGCGACAGCCAATACAACTGCCGCTGTTATACAAAGCAGCAGCGTTCTGATACTCTTGTTGGCAAATGTTTTCAAGGACATAACATGTCTCCCTCTTGGTCTGATATGTTTTCAAAAGCCTAAATACAATTTTAGCACCTTATCGTCCTGTAGTAAAATAAAAAACCGCTCTCAGGCGGTCCGGATTAAAGGAAATCCACACTTATGTTACCCCTAATTTCTTCAGCCATTTTATGAAGCATCTCGTATGTAAGACTCCACTTTTCCAGCATCTTATTATCAAGCATAATGCTGTTGTTTCCGATTTCACTGTATCCTGCCAACACAGCCAATATGCTGCCAAAGTATACCACCTGAACTGTCTTCGGATTTTCACAGGGGGCCAGCGGAGTATGGTGCAGACCAATCGGATCAACCAGAGCTGAAGGAAGGTTCCACTTTTCGGCTACAAGTCTGCCAATATCCGTATGTGTTAAATTAAACACTTCTTTTTCTGCCTGATAGAGTGAACATCCTTTCGCCGCTGCAAATCTGACAGCCTCGGCATAGTCGTCAGGCAAAAAGAAATTAAAAACTATTTTGCCGATATCATGAAGCAGGCCGGCAATAAATATCTGCTCCTTTTCAAGAACTCCCATTTTGTGGGCCAACAATTTGCTTGATACTGCACAGGCATAAGAATGACGCCATATCTTTTCCGGATTTACGGCTCTCCTGCCCTTTAATGAACTCAAAGTCTTATGTACAGATGCCCCCAGCACAAGAGTCCTTAGCGTTTTCATGCCAAGGATGGTAACTGCCTCTGAAATGGTGGCAACCCTCCTGTGCATGCCATAATATGCTGAATTAACCATTTTCAGCACTTTCGAGGCCAATACCTGATCCTGACATATTATCCTGCTCACATCAGCAGAATTTGCCCGGGAGTCTTCGGTTAACCGGACAAGTTGATGGGTTACCTGCGGCAGTGAAGGCAAATCACCAAGCTTCATTAATATTTTGCTCAAGGTAAGCTGATCCATGTGCATCCTCCCAGGATAACCAAATATAAATAAACTCATGCTTAATCAAGTTAATTCTACCAAAATAAGCATTTTCCTTCGACACATTTCGATATTTTTTTCGCATTAAGATAAGAAGCCTGCTTAACTCATCAAGCGGCTTCTTAATATGTATGCTTTGTCTATCCTATTGTAAGGCATTCCCTGTCATTCGGAAGTAGATTCTTTGGCACTTTCCTGCCCTGCAAGAAGAGCTGATACCTGATACATTTTTCAAAAGCTCTGTTACAGTACATTTTTACAATAGTTTTCTTTAAGACCATTAACAAATCATCTGTTGCCAAGAGAAAACACTGTTGTCCCAATGGGCATTTGTACATAGTTAAAAACCCGCCTTCCTTGCCAATTATCCCCTTCTGAAATCCTTCTACGTTTCTTCGACAATACTCTTCTTTTCCCTTTGCATTCTGCCTATAATGCGGTTTTGTGGGCGTGAAATACCGGAATGGAGGGTTGAAATACCCCAATAATTTATCCCTACAGTCTTCGAAGTATTACCAGATGATGCACCTTGCAAAATAAAGATTAATAGTATATAATACTTATTGTGTCGGGGCGTAGCTCAGTTTGGTAGAGCGCTACCTTGGGGTGGTAGAGGCCGCACGTTCAAATCGTGTCGCTCCGACCATTTAATTTAATCCGATTATTTAACCGGCAGAGTGCTGACAATGTTCAGTACCCTGCTTTTTTTGTGAGCCTGCTCCTCAGCATAGCATTATATCTGCCCCTCAGAACCTTTTGGGGAACAACTTTTTAAATATTCAAACATCTTGAAGGAAATTTAAAAATACCGGCGAATATAAAATTTGAGAATATTTTGTCAAATTAAAAAAAGGGGGGGGAGCTTTGGTTGGACTATTCCAATTTTGACTATATAAATTTCCGCCTTTACATTAAAATTTTCTCTTTCGTGATTGCCCTTCTGCTCACCCAGATGACCCTGGTAGAATGGCGTCGCTTTAGAAATACTGTCTATAAATACCTTGCCCTGGGCTTTGGCACAATGCTGCTGCAAATCTCGCTTATCGCAGGTATTAGTATATATTCCATCATCTCAGACACGTCATACAATACTTCATTAATTCCGGTCGCTGACCATGCTTTACGAACACTTAGCTATATATTTATCGGTGCCGCATTTGTCACCGCAAAACCAGACTATCATTCCAGATTTTTGCTGGTTAACCTGGCCCTGTTAATCCTGTTCACCCCATTTGTGGGAGCCTTATGGCTGCATAACAGTAATGCAATCCAACCTCCCTTTATGGGTATCGTAGAAGAATCATTTTATGAATTATGGAATACATTTCTGCTAATCTATACAATCACGGCCATCTCTAAATCTGATGTGCACATCAAACAGGGTCTGATCATCTCAACATCTGTTCTGGTAGTAAAACAGCTTATTCATTTAACGAATATATACTTGCTTACAGACCAATCGGTACTTTTCCTGGCTGCCGAGCCTGCTCTCTTGATATTATATTTCTATGCAACGATTTCTACGATTCATAAGGAAATAATCGGGAATATTATCCAGGCTGATAAAGAAAAAACCATGGTCAAGGAAAAATCTTATCAGGATGTCATCAGAGCCCTTATCACTTCTCTTGAGGCCAAAGACAAGTATACCAGAGGCCACTCTGACAGGGTGACTGAATACGCGATGTTAATAGGCAACAAGCTTGGCCTTACTCCTGAGGAGCTTACCAAACTGTACTGTGGGGCAATTCTTCACGACATAGGAAAAATCGGTATAGATGAAGGTATCCTAAACAACCCCCTGAGTTTAGGAGATGATGAAATTACACGCATAAAAAAACACCCCGAAATTGGGGCGAAAATAGTCTCTTCAATTGATTCTTTAAGTTATGTAGCACCAGCGGTACTTTACCACCACGAACGCATTGACGGCACCGGATATCCTTTTGGTCTGAAGGGCGCCGAAATCCCCCTTCACGCCAGGATTATTGCCCTATCTGATGCTTTTGACGCCATGTTATCAGTCAGGTCATATCGCAATCCTGTATCCAAGCAAACAGCGATCAATGAAATAATTTCAGGCGCCGGTACCCAGTTTGACTCTGACCTGGTAAAAGTGCTTGTTGATGAATTGGGCTTCTCCATGGACAACAATAAGGCAGTCACTCGTACTGCGTGAAAAGTCATCTGCAAAAGTTCATCAAGAAAAACAGGATGCAGGCCGCTCAGGGTAACCTTGGATATTAGTCCATAGGACACCGACGCCTGCATCATTTAATTTATTTCATAACTTCAAGAGCTATAGCGCCAACAGGGTTTGGCTCCAGCTCCAGTACTCTGGCCTTAATTCCGCTTTGCAGAAAGGTATCTTTCATTACAGAAGCAATCAAATCAGTATTATGGTCACAGAAGGCAATCAAGGTTGGCCCTGCTC
This DNA window, taken from Phosphitispora fastidiosa, encodes the following:
- a CDS encoding DAK2 domain-containing protein, with translation METHNLTGYNLKAMLDSALLCLQDKYKTIDSLNVFPVPDGDTGTNMYLTMTAAVEEAAKAGSRSSITEVAEAASRGALMGARGNSGVILSQLLRGLALGLRGRETVTGEVFAEALNEGVRVAFRAVMKPVEGTILTVAREAAAEAVRAAGYNASVAGLLAKACSVAEDTLNQTPELLPALKEAGVVDAGGMGWLVILKGFYLSVGGEQPLPSQKPVFTAAPDSKDAVPLEGDLKYPYCTEVLIRNQIEGGQELRDLLEGLGDSLIVVENDGLTKVHVHSSHPGEVLEVCLKFGSLTQVQVSNMSEQSEAALEGKQEKQADGLKKFGIVSIAFGAGIKSIMESLGADIVVYGGQTMNPSTQELKDAVDRVNADTVFILPNNKNIIMTAGQVENLTDKNIQVIPTKTMPQGISALLTVSPEAGIEKISGLMLETLKHVKTGEVTYAVRDTSVNGTEINEGSIIGLTDDKIIISGKDLPETLSGLLENLVTSDDEVCALYYGEQVTRQEAEEVLDMLEEKFPHIEFEVHQGGQPLYYYIISVE
- a CDS encoding Asp23/Gls24 family envelope stress response protein, producing MGAVNISEEVIATIAGVTAVECYGLVGMASRKLKDGIYQLLGKEDIKKGVEVAISGREVTLSLFIVVGYGVNIAEVAKNVIERVKYSVENQTGLVVKKINVNVQGVKLNT
- a CDS encoding DUF1858 domain-containing protein — encoded protein: MFSKEMSILEALQAHPKAREIFRQHGMACLSCMGAVEESIEAGANMHGINIDVLLKDLNSLADNS
- the rpmB gene encoding 50S ribosomal protein L28 — encoded protein: MNSLRRWISVAKCEICGKGVKTGIKLSHSHIRTKRTWSPNIQKVRALVNGTPARINVCTRCLRSGKVNRAV
- the hslO gene encoding Hsp33 family molecular chaperone HslO, whose product is MKDYLVVGTNKKENLRVYAAVTTGLAEEARRRHDTSPTASAALGRGLTAGVLMSANLKGDDLLTLRIIGDGPLGALIVTSDSAGNVRGYAQCPEADLPSRNGKLDVGGLVGKKGELYVTKNMGLKDSYTGSVPIVSGEIGEDIAYYYARSEQIPSVVALGVLVDTDISVRAAGGYLVQAFPGAGAEDLAALEQRALSLPGISSLINEGSAPEEWFKILLGDFVEIDRRPVSFLCRCSREKIEQVLIGMGEAEIRDIIEHQRRTEIRCHFCGEKYYFERHEMEKLLKEAQS
- a CDS encoding polysaccharide deacetylase family protein, yielding MNLMAKYEIIKPAPFLAAALAVSYFFLNLIYYINPPVIFNGITDEKIVALTFDDGPDPRFSPEIVRILNDYRIKGTFFVVGEQVEKYPELLKLEYEAGHEIANHSYTHRNMDSLDRTAVREEITKTNGIIYKYTGQDVNWFRPPRCKYDLKVKQEAKHQGMDTVLWTSAAESKKTCNPDEMALLVAAQARPGGIILLHDSRLDRSGTVRALPMIIESLQLQGYRFVTLSELLDRKS
- a CDS encoding L,D-transpeptidase family protein → MLTNYLAVVIFVFVVLGLPGGAVADVNPAKEAPAGNVELVISVDRQTLTVYDDEKEFKVYHVAVGKQETPTPIGVWQVKRKAKNWGTGFGSRWMGLNVPWGIYGIHGTNKPWSIGSHASHGCIRMHNRDVEELYQWVEQGTVVRIEGKLYPALYELRDKVYRGSKGSVVMEVQQGLIREGYLKGPVDGIFGGGTEAALKKLQKDRGFEVTGQVDVDIWGVLGL
- a CDS encoding HDOD domain-containing protein, with product MDQLTLSKILMKLGDLPSLPQVTHQLVRLTEDSRANSADVSRIICQDQVLASKVLKMVNSAYYGMHRRVATISEAVTILGMKTLRTLVLGASVHKTLSSLKGRRAVNPEKIWRHSYACAVSSKLLAHKMGVLEKEQIFIAGLLHDIGKIVFNFFLPDDYAEAVRFAAAKGCSLYQAEKEVFNLTHTDIGRLVAEKWNLPSALVDPIGLHHTPLAPCENPKTVQVVYFGSILAVLAGYSEIGNNSIMLDNKMLEKWSLTYEMLHKMAEEIRGNISVDFL
- a CDS encoding HD-GYP domain-containing protein — its product is MDYSNFDYINFRLYIKIFSFVIALLLTQMTLVEWRRFRNTVYKYLALGFGTMLLQISLIAGISIYSIISDTSYNTSLIPVADHALRTLSYIFIGAAFVTAKPDYHSRFLLVNLALLILFTPFVGALWLHNSNAIQPPFMGIVEESFYELWNTFLLIYTITAISKSDVHIKQGLIISTSVLVVKQLIHLTNIYLLTDQSVLFLAAEPALLILYFYATISTIHKEIIGNIIQADKEKTMVKEKSYQDVIRALITSLEAKDKYTRGHSDRVTEYAMLIGNKLGLTPEELTKLYCGAILHDIGKIGIDEGILNNPLSLGDDEITRIKKHPEIGAKIVSSIDSLSYVAPAVLYHHERIDGTGYPFGLKGAEIPLHARIIALSDAFDAMLSVRSYRNPVSKQTAINEIISGAGTQFDSDLVKVLVDELGFSMDNNKAVTRTA